From the genome of Aspergillus oryzae RIB40 DNA, chromosome 4:
TCCGACGCCGCGCCAGTCAAGGTTCTCCTATTCCGTCGCATAAATCATATCAATACCCTGGTATGCCGGGGAGGTGAGGCAGGggccattgaagaagcgatCCACAGCGCTCTCTTGGTCTACGAGTATTGGAACTCCACGTACAAGCAGTTTATGCTGGACTGTCTCTCTCACCATACAGAGCTCCCGGCTCGCATACAATCATGGTATCTAGTGCTGGCTGGACATTGGCATCTTGCGGCGATGTTGCTCGCAGATACTGTTGAGGACATAGATCAGGCGCGACTTGGTCAAAACTCTCAAGCCGAACATCGGTATACCACAGGCCTCATCTCCGTCTTGCGTCACGAAAATGCTTTCGCTGTTGGAGGGCTCGCCCAATACTCTTACGACCTGCAGGGCTCGTCGCACCCTAAACTCCGCAATTTTCACGATTCAGTCAATCAAGCGGCATCCTTGACTGAGCCATGGACTGCTGTCCTTATCCACTCTTTTAGAAAAGCAGGTACTATCCTAATTAGAGAGATTGGCAAATTACAATGTGGTTACCAAATGCAGCAGGAATCTTTCATGCTGGCGTATCAGCGTTGTGAACACTGTGTAAAGGCACTCCAGTGCCTGGGAAGAAAGTCAGATATGGCTCTGGCCGCAGCTCAGAGTCTATCAGACAGTCTCAACATGACACTGTTCCGATCCAGTCCTATTGATTCCTATCATATGTGCGCCCTTTGACATTATTTCATTCTCCCGGTCGTTTTGAAGCCAGTTCACTTTAAATTGTCCAACAATAGGAAACGGCATAAGTGCTGATGAGAGGAGCAAAGCTCCCCGACTTTGCCAGATTTGACATCGTTAGATGTTGAAGTGGGTGGATATTCGAGACAATGCTTAGTGGTTCATTATCCCATAGCTTCTTGTAGCCTTGGTAGTATCAATATGACAGAAGACTTGTCTACGTCCGAATTGTAGAAAATACGCCCAAGAGGATGAAACTGCAGCCAGTGTGGGCTGAACATAATCTCAAGCGTAAGCAGATCTCAGACTATCAATAACCTAACCATGGCCCGATTTATACCCTATAAACCCCCGTATTTCCTCGGCTGAGTCCGTACCTTAGTATCTCTCGGATTGAACAGCCCTACCTTGCTCTCGACTCTACTGTCTTGCTGCGAATAGTTCCTATCATCGGCGTTAGCATCGTACACTGGTGAGCGGGCCACCACTCTCAGGACACAGTGTCGCATGCAAAGCTGCACGCACTCACCATCAGTTCATGCTCTTTGCCATTTCAACCTTGCCGCGCTGCTATCCGAAAGAAAGTGGGGTAGTTGACCAACGTCTGGCTTGAGAGGACCATGCAGCTGGATACTGGGTCTTAATTGGAGTGGGAGAATCACCATCGTCTAAGTCATCTCCCTACCACCCCAACAATGTCAAGCTCATAATATAACTTGCTGATGATCCAGTGAGAAGGAATCAGATCCCATCATAGATCATAGGGCCTTCCTACGAGAAACGGGCTATATACAGACATGCACTGTTTGTCTCGTCAAAGTAACGCATGAAACCCTGTAGCCTGGCCTCACACCATCATGAGCTGACGCCGACATCGTCGTGAGCGAGATCGGGTCCGCCGAAACATACGTGTTTGAGCCTCGAGAAGGCGCATAAAATCCAGTGGTGACGGTGGCTTCCAGGATCGCATCGGACCAACCTGCATATTTCCTCGATCCTTTCAGCCTCCAGGCGCCAACTGAAACCCCAGGTGTAGCACGTCATGGCTGAGAGGCTTCAACGCTCCCTGAAATCATTCCTAGGATCTATTTCTACGCGCCTTTGTATTTGGAGGCTCAATAAGCTCGTTTTCATCTGGAGGGTGCTCTGCGTTAACTCCTAGAACCACCCCACTCGAGCGCTAAATAGGTCTTCATTCGTATATAGCGATAGTACTCTTTACACATTTTTGTGATTTTTCCGGGATTTCCAATGGCCGAATAATGGCTTTCAGCTCCTCTCATATTTGAGCTGGTAATGTAgacatgatatatatatacacccAATGGTTCTTCCATACCACATGTGCACATGTATCTATGTCGAGGAATACTTGTGCAATTTAACCCCAAGAATTCTacaaaaatatattaaatatactAAGCAGTACAAATATTATTGGGACTTTTCATGGAATTTTTGGATATACTGTGATAGGTATTTTGGGGTCGCTGGAGTGAAGAAATGATCAAGGCATATTAGTTACTGAAGCGGGATGACAAATAACCCGGACCCTAAGCCCTGAGCCCTAGCACGAATAAATAGGCCAAACCAAAACTGGGTATTAGCTACCGCCGCTTTTAAGTGGCTGGTGCACGTCCCCAAAAAGGGGAGCCATGTAGAGAAATGTGGATgatttactccgtactattTCTAAGATTCTTGTAGTAGTCGGACGTCATGTAATACTGCCAACCACGGATTCCACCACAGGTACTTGATACGACGCGTTTCACTTCACAAATACAGCTCTTTTGGCAACATCAAATCAAGCTCTACGCTGTATGCGTGTGTGCTTCCATCTCGTGTTGCTCGGCAGCATGGGTCTGAACGTCAGTAACATAATGCTTGAACTTGCGAAGATTAACCTTCTTCTCAAACCTATAAGCAAGACACGGAGGAGTTAGCACGACTgagggaaaagaatatccccgGAATGCGCGTCTACTTACATCTCATCGATCTCGGCAGGTGTCCGACGTGTAACCTCCGGGAGGATAAACCAGGCGATGATAACAGCAACCGTACCAGTTCCCGCGAAGCTATTTCATGAAGTTCATGTTAGTGGCTGATCGTGTCATTGATGAGAAAACTGTGTACGCACAAGAATCCTGTTTTGACACCCCATTTGGTGAGGGGTCCGTTGATCATCAGGGGCGTGCAGAAGCTGAACATGAGCGCGATTAAATTGGACGATGCAAGAGACAAGCCTGCCGTTTGAGCGCGCAGGCGTTGCTGGGGAATTTCCGCAGCGTAGGCGTAACCAATTGACGAGGCACCGGTGGTCGAGAATGTAGCGAgacaggcgaagaagacctgTGGTGCGGTATTGGTCAGGGATCTTGGCGCAGACGATAGATTTTAATGACTTACTAAAAGCGAGCTGGTAGACTTCTGAGTATAATCAAAGCAGCCGATTATTCCAAGGCATAACACTGATACAGTCGTAACCGCATATGGATAGACGGTGAGTGGTCGACGGCCAATTTGATCGGTGAGCATGGCCGTCATAATCATTGAAATAAGTTGGACACAGGACAGAATGACGGTGACCAGGAAAGGGTCTTTATTACCCGCATATTGAACTGCAAGAAAGGGTGAGCATCAGAAGGAAGAGACAGCTCAATACGAATGCGGCGAGCTTACAGAAATAGGTAGCATTAGAGTTGAACACTGCCAGCCCAACAAACTGCTGGGTCATCTTTGGCCATCCAGCAATAATGAACCGGATGAAATTGCGGCCCTGGAAAACAGCCCACATTCCTTCCTGCGAGTCTCGCTCAGCGATTCGGCGCTCCTCAACGACTGTGGCACTCATGATCTCCTGCAATCCGGACTGATGGTTAGTAAAAAGGGCGCACAAACGGTGGCATTTCACAGACAATTTGTTTGGACACATCGTAGCCCTCAACGCGGCCGTTATATCTCCTAAGCATCTTGGAGGCCTTATCAAGCTTTCCTTTACTAACAAGCCACCACGGGGTTTCGGGCATGATTATAAAGATAATAATCGTTGCTCCGACCATAGCCCACTGGAAAAGGTTCTTAGCACATCACTGCGATCTACTGAAAGAGATTGGCTTTTACCTGTGTATAGATGGGCGTTCGAAAGTCCAGGGGATCCATCGCATGAAGTTGGTTGAGAGCCACCGAGGCGAATATTTGTCCTACCACGAACCAACTGAGCGATGCTCTGGTTAGGAGTATGTTTGACTTCAAAATTGGGGCCGGAGGGCTTACAAACTGTACGCATTAATGAAGAATCCTCTTAACTGGGTCGGAGCGATCTCTGATAGATAGACAGGCAATGTTGATTGCAGCATGCCGACTCCCATGCCAGAGAAGAGCTTCGCCACAAGCCAGTGATCCCATCGGGTAGCAAAGGACTCAATAAATATACTCTGAGAAAAAGGAGTCGTATTAGGACCATGGGAAGATTGCCGATGAATAGGGGGTTAATCGGGCAGAGCGAATATTGAGTCACGACTCACCACTACAAAGATGACCCAGATGATGTAAAATGCCAATTTTCGGCCGTATGATTCCGTCACATACTGGAGCAGCTTTAtagaaaaagggaagggggcGTTAGCAGGTTTCTCATGAGTCAACAGGTAGATATACGTACAACTTGGCCAACCGCCTGACCAGAAGACTGAAGGCCACTCCAAGCGGAGACATACTGGCCTTCGATGACTGTTGTTCCGGGTTTGGCCATCTGTCGGATGAATCCGGTATTGGAGACAAGCCCACCATTGAGATTGATCTCTAGCATAGTGTAAATGTCCTATTAGTTGGACTTCCGCGAATCTTGGATACAATAACAGAGCCATACGGTAACCATCTAATGCGGCACTGAACGCCGCAGCCATTGCCATGATTGAGACGAGTTTATATCGCCTCACCGTCTGCCATATAGAAAGGTCGTCCTCCTTCGACCGCATTACTGGCGCACCTCCTTTGTTTATAGTAGAATGCTCATTCTCTTCGGCAGTTGGCTGTTCGAGCGCCTCATTTTTGCTAATGCGTGGCTCGTCTGCGGTGACGGCTTGCAAGCTGTCTTGAGAGGCGTGGTGGGTAACCATAGTGATCTTTAGCCGGTATGACTCTTGACCTTACTCTTAATCTCCAAGACTGGCAGGTTTAGTTCAGAGAATATCGTTTCGGCCAAAAACCTTTTGTATATAGAGTCATAAACTCAAGAGTACTTTAGTGTTGATAGTGGATCCATGCGGAGACTCCAGAAATACCCCAGACGGAAGCATTGGTAACCTCTGTTAAGCTTCAACACCCGATCGGCTATTGACTGGGCAGGCTCGGCTTATGGATTTTAATTTAGGTTATGGAAGGATTACCAGCtccggtggaggtggagtgTTTTAATTTGTGCCAGTGCTTCTGACTTCGGGATATCGCACCCCGAGTGTGTGCTCACATTGGTTGATCGACACCACAAGGCCATCCTTTACGACTAAAAGCCGAAGGTTAATTAATGAGCGGTTAAAATAGCGCAAGCCACCAGCAACGCGAGGGGATAACCGCTATTGGCTGAGGCAGCTGGCTCTAATGAACTATTGCAGATAGAAAGGTCATGGAGTTTAGAAGGGCCTTTGTAAACCGCACACAGCGATCGCTATCTAGATGCGCTCGTACCGAGTAGGACATCGCGATTTCCGATTAGAGTCAACGTGGCTCGGTGGGATCGATGTTCCAGCGAGGAAGGCTCGCAGACGTTGAGGCACATCCTACAGCAGTACCTACTGTATCTTGATCTACACATGGCCACCTTGGGTAAGATTGCTGTGATCAAGGGGGCTTTGTGGTAACACTGTAGACTACGACATTGTTATATCACACCCGCAGGCAATCCGCTACGCTGCTGAGCATATGTATATGGCAGGTGTGCTAGGTCAATTTCGCGAATCAGAGCTGATCCAGCTCCCAGAACAacctactactactggaGGGGTCAACCTAGATCGGAGGTTTTCTCACTACATAGAACTATAGGATAAATAGAGGAAGGGAGCAAGATGCAGGTAGATGGTGGTAGTAGGAGAGAAAGGTGTTGTGGCAGAAACTTTAGCTATATCTTGAAAGGCTTTTCGTTCATTTTTAATATCTGCTGTGTATAGGCTTGATGGGTTAGTATGCGGCGTCTTTGGACAAAGGTCTGTCTCAGCGAGGCACCCGCATAGCTGGATATTTCAATAGTTACACTCCAACAGTTTAATAGAACATTGATTGACTGAAACCATTGCAGATATACAGGACAAATAATACCTGATGATTACCATGTTTGTCATTGCTTCTAGCCACCATACATGCTGAGAAGCACAGACCTAAGAACACTGCTTCCTAGAGATAGACAAGCAAAGCTTCTGAGGCGCTGAGCGTGAATGTGGCTGAACCGGAAGACACGGTGCTAGTCTCTATGACTTCGTCACCCTGGATCACACATGTTTCGTTTGCAAAGGTTTGGCCGGCAACGGTAGGAACCTGGCCCTGGTCGACTCTAGAAGTGGAGTAGGGCGCTGTTAGCCGCTTTGCGGTGACACTGGAGGAGGTCAGTCCGTTCACCGTGAAGGTCTGGGACGGGCGTGTGCCATTAGTGTAGTATTCCGAATTGTACAAAAGTATTCTGGACGGAGCGCCGTCCTGATAGATCGCGTATGCTGCGTATGGCGTTGTCTGGTCGTCTAGCGGAGCGATCTGGTCTGCATTGGCCAGAGCCATTGTCGCAAAATAGGCGCCATAATAAGGTGCGCCCATATTGTAGCGACCCCACCAGCAGTATGGACCTTTCGAGTGAGCTTGCATCCAGTAAACGGGTGAATCTAGTTACTTACAGTTGCCTATGGTGCCCTGGTGGAAGTAAAGAGCCTGAACAAGACGGAGCGCAAGTGGTTACTTTCTGCGATACAGAGTTGAGTGATTCAGGTACATACCCGCGTGCCCATAAGAAGAGTTTGCATCACGTAGTCCAGGATCCATAGACCTGCACCGTATGTCGGGCTGATCCCACCGCCCCCCTGAGTTGCTGCGGAGAACAGTTAGTAACAACAGCAAGTGTGCGACGGTTGCAAATACCAGAGTTGGTTTCTCCAAAAATGTGAGCTTTGCCTTTGGCAGCCGCAGCTGAAGCTTCAGAGGCAAATGGTTGGATCTGAGATGCAATGCCACTGTGGCTCATCAGACCGGCTAAATCAGCAGTGCTTGGCGACTGGGGATAATTGTGCGAGCAGTAGTCCTTGACAAGGTCGTtggcctcatcctcaacagaAGACAAGCCGGAGATACTCATGGGCGATGTGCCAAAGTAGACGCCTGCAGAGATGAGATCCGATGTGGACAGATTCTGGCAAACTGCATCCTGCCAAGCCACCTGGGATTTGTAGTCGGCTGCAGCGTCCCATGACCCGCCGTCTGCAATGGGGTCACTGTCGGTAAAGACTGAATGTGCTTCGTATCAGCAGGCGCCTGAACACCATGATGTGCATGAAAAACCCACAATTTGGTTCGTTCCCCAGCTCGATGGCATAGAGGTTCTTTATTGTATCTTTGGCCAGAGTGGCTGCAGCAATCGTGTTGGACTGATTGTTCAGACGGCGATTGAGGCCTATGATAACCTGACCGTCATAGTCTGCAGCCAGGGATATGAATGGCGGGCCAAATGTAAGTGATGAAGGTGCATCTGCTGGATCGGATACTGTGTACGTGACTGCGCTGCTGGATGAGGCATCATATGTTGCACGGTCTCTGGAATAACATTAGCCCTGACAAGGCAGATTTAAATGGtctcgaagatgaagaagcgcaCTGTGTGGTGCCACCGATTCGTATCGGTGGCCATGTCCCGGTCAGTTCCTTGAGGTTCTGAAGACAGGTTTTGGTAGCCTCGACATCATTCATATAAGCCGGAAATGTGAAAAACTCCAGACTGCGTAATCAGCACTGTACTCCCCAGGAACGGTTCTGTGATACTCACGAGAGACCCACTGGCGCCTCAGCTAGCTGAGCGCTTGCATTTGTCGGTGCTGAAGCTGGCACATTAAAGGTCAAAGCTGATGTCGGAGCAGCAGCGGCGAGGAGGCCGACAGCAAGGTGAAGGAGAGCCATTATGAGAAGTGAACCAGTCGTGACTTCACCGGAAGGATAAGACGACACAAGATATGTCGCCCATGGGGAGGGTTGTTACATTATATCTACCGGTTTGGTACTTGTTACTCTACATATTCTGACAGCCTCGGCGGAACATCTCAGGAACAGAATGGATCCTGGACGCCAGATGTTTCCGTACAATATCTGCGAGGGCTTACCTCCACCGGAGAGCAGTCGACGAGGGCCCACTTCCCCCAAAGTCATGGTGAAGTGAGCGTCTGGAGAGGGGAGGAGAGTGTAGATCATATGCGGGGTACAGATAAATTGTCTTAGTCGTCGGGACATGCTTTCCCGAGGTCTGAGCAGCAGGATGATATGCTAGCAATCCCTACTGCGATGCTCAATCGTTCCTGTCGGGTTTTTGCCTGATTTAGGCCGAACCCTCATGGGCTAACCGTATTGGGAGAGAATTATCACGTGTACTGCGTCGTTCCACATGCCTAAAATGGTATAGTCCACCTAGGATGTTGCTATTCGGATGAACTTCGAGTTCTCTAGTGACGCTCCTCCTCAATTACACTAGATAGGAGATTCTACGCCTGGTAAACTAAACGAATCTGCAGGGTATCGGTTAAACAATGGTGAGGCTATTGTCATTTGTCTATAATGTGCCGGCCAAAAATTGTgcttccccctccccaaaGCTCCAATCCGCCTTTGAATTTTCGGCACAGCTTATAATCAGATCTTCTCCAGGCAGTCCACAGCTCTCAAATAATCGCTCCTGAAGTGCTCGATACGTAGCGAGCTTCTGCTCAGCGCTACGTccttgctgcaggatctGTATGATAACCAACTTGTTGCTTCTCTCCATTCCCAGATTCGTGTCTTCACAGATCAGCTCATAGGGTTCGTGCTGGGTGATAATCTAAAGACCAGATACTATTAGAGCACGGTGTGGATGCCGTTTGCACGTATAATACTTACCTGGTAGCGATCCCGTTCCGGTGCATGGAAGTGCTTCCGCATAACTTCTTGAACCACATTGGCCAGCTTTCTTATCTCATCGGGGGACCTTACCCCTTTGACTAGGTCAATCCTCACAAGGGGCATTGTCTCTTCGAGATAGGTGGGAGAACGAAAGGCGAGGTGTATTGGGTTcctgaaaagggaaagcgaAAACAAGATCAATTAAGATCTTATGTTGAGACAGCACTATTAAGCACCTATCTAATAATCCCAAAGGAGATGCTTAAAAGGAATCAGTTGTATCTATCCAGGTTTGTCGAGCATATAGCGATAAATACATTCCCCTTGGACTGAGGTTTCTGATATTTGCAGCGATCATGGTTACCTGcttttggtgttgaggctTGCTCCGCAATATCCGCGGCGATATCTGGGTCTTCGCGCCATCTTTACATCATTAGCATTTAGGTGCgtaagaaaagagaaagaaaaagaaatgacgAGATTCTCTGCCCCATAATTCCTAGAATCTAGAATTTCGTTGCCCCGTACTGTTGTATTTTTCTGGATTATCCTTAAAGCTCGGCTAGCCGATAGGTGTTTGTGAGGTCATCTAAAGGTAATGGTGCTCTTGCAGTTGACTACTAGTAAAGCTTGGTAATGCTCAAGGAACAGTTCTTCTTTTGTACCTATATTTTGTTCCATAACGTCACCCGTGGCTGATACACTGCTTCTCAGCCACGACGAGCCCAGGCGTAGATTCCTCGAGCTGTATGAGCTAATTGTACATCTGTTATAGACTGCCTTTCTAACTGTACGGTAGCTACACTTGGTTTTATATTTTCGGGGACAGTGTTATGAACCTGATCCCCGCGGTGCAGATATGAAGCTTACTGTGTCCGAGTTGAGGATTCTGTGTAGCTCCTGCTTTATCTCCCCGGGATGTACAGATTCGAAGACAACAGTCATCCCCTTACTCAATTCTGGCCGCAGCAAGTTGATAGGTTCCCAAGGATTGCAACGGAATGTAAAGGTGTGAATCACATAACAAGCTAGACGAGAAGCTCAAACCTACATGCAAGTGTAGGAGCCAAGACAAATTGTATTATGCATATTTTAGTATGTCCCAAGCACTCCTGAGCGTTCGGTTGTAAGAAGGATATCACTAAAACGTATAATATCTTCATCAGTAGTTAAAAAGTGGCTCTATGCATGATAATCATCGTCTATGCAGGTTGTACTGGTCTTTAATATAGGTAAACAATTTTTGGAACTGTCTAAGTACAAAGAGTAGTGCATCGTCTTACCATCACACACTTAGCTCCTCGCACACAAACTCTTTACGACCTTTTGCACCAAGGCATCCTGATCTCTAAACCTCTGCGGGAACTTGGCCAAATCGCTACCCTTCAACAGACCTCTTGCCTTTGAAGCCTCTGCCAGGGCCTCTGCCTTGGACAACTTGCCCGAACCGCCACCAACACCCGCAATCAAACCCAACACCGCGAACGGTGCAGACGACGGATCCTCAATGATATCCGCCACCGTCAGTGCCCCATTCCCCGCTTCGCCGATGAGAAGCGCAATACGAGCGACTGATGCTGCGCTCCCGATCAGGGGTCCGAGAGCCTCGCCGACAAAGGGGATTACCATGAAGACGATAGTGaggatcttgaagatgaggtccTTCTTCGCTTGTTCCTTGGCATCTTCGCCGATTTCCTTAATGTCTTTCATGCTGTTGATCGCCTCAGTGAGTTGTAATATGGGCATGGAGTAGGCGACTACTGCGTCGGTGGCCGAAGTATCATTTGGCCCGTCATCGTAGAAGGACAAGCCCACGCTGAGGTACGAGGAAAGAAGTGAGGTTCGCAGAGCGGTGACATTGCCTAGGGACGCTTCTATGAGCTTCTTAGGATTGCCAACGTGGACCTTGTCATCAGAGCCCTTCTGAGGGTAATTCAGCTTTTTTTGGAAAAGCTTTCGGCAGGGTAAGCCACCAGTGCCTGGTCGTGGATCGCCAGGATCCGCGCATGTATAATCTGAAGTCTCACCAAACGCCACCCAAGACTCATCGATGCCCGTCTCGGCCGCGAGCGCGTCAAAGAAGCCTTTCTTGTCGACGAGATCGTAGCGAATGCTCCAGCCCGCGTTCACATCCCAGATGTGAGGCATGCCAAGGCAGGaatccttcttttccttgccGTCGGTATATGCCCAGTAGCAATCAAAGTACTTGAGGCCTTTGCCATCGCCTAACTTCATGAAGGTGTCAATGCGCGGCTGGATCTGCTCCTTGGTCCACTTCTCATACCAGCCGAACTTGTCGTCGTAGCCTTCCGAGTTGGCTTGGAACAGAGATAAACTGTCAAGGAGCTGCGAGTATAGAATGTCCAGCGCAAAGAGGTGAACACAACCTGAGTCTAGAGAGTCTGCTATATCAGCGAGACCCTCCAGGGTGCCAGGGTTCTTGTCGGACGGGCAGGTGAGTATCTCGTCGCTGGTTTCATCATCGGtaccatcgtcatcgtcgtcgtcatcgcCGTTTTAATTGTTAGAGTAATTTTGGAGGTCAATGGCCCAGTCACTCGTACCACCAAAGTTGAGGCCCTTGATCCAGTTTATTCGGTTGGTCTTGAGATCGCTGTCCATGTAGGCCGCCCAATCCACGGCTCCGGGATTACCGTACATGAGAATATTGGAGTCGGAATCTTTGTCGATGTACGACTTCACGATGGAGTAGTTGCCggggttcttgatgatatcgttaAGCTCGGCATTGGAAATGTAGCCACCAGTTGTCGTACAGGGTCCAGCATAGGCCATGGAGTGACGTTTATCACCAGCAAAAGTGCAGAAGGGACCAGAGCAGGACGCGTCAGTCATGCGGAAGCTTCTGGCGTAACTGGTAATACCAATAACTAGCTGTCGGGCTTCCACGCCAGCTTTGG
Proteins encoded in this window:
- a CDS encoding uncharacterized protein (predicted protein), yielding MTAMLTDQIGRRPLTVYPYAVTTVSVLCLGIIGCFDYTQKSTSSLLVFFACLATFSTTGASSIGYAYAAEIPQQRLRAQTAGLSLASSNLIALMFSFCTPLMINGPLTKWGVKTGFFFAGTGTVAVIIAWFILPEVTRRTPAEIDEMFEKKVNLRKFKHYVTDVQTHAAEQHEMEAHTHTA
- a CDS encoding glycosyl hydrolase family 79 C-terminal domain-containing protein (predicted protein) produces the protein MQTLLMGTRALYFHQGTIGNYQIAPLDDQTTPYAAYAIYQDGAPSRILLYNSEYYTNGTRPSQTFTVNGLTSSSVTAKRLTAPYSTSRVDQGQVPTVAGQTFANETCVIQGDEVIETSTVSSGSATFTLSASEALLVYL